One window from the genome of Treponema sp. OMZ 838 encodes:
- a CDS encoding electron transport complex protein RnfA yields MELFKIFLAAVFVKNIVFIRFLALCSFIGMTSDVKKSTGMGWAVLFVTVIATAATYPLYKLVLAPYDLGFLQTLLFILVIASLVQLVEFYLKKSAPALYSAMGVYLPLITTNCAILAVTLDVIAADYTFIQSMVYSIGVALSYLLAMVLFAGLRERIDIAPIPKYLKGTPILFIAAALLSLAFGGFAGMI; encoded by the coding sequence ATGGAACTGTTTAAGATTTTTCTTGCTGCGGTATTTGTTAAGAATATCGTCTTTATCCGCTTCCTTGCGTTGTGTTCGTTTATCGGTATGACTTCCGATGTTAAGAAATCCACCGGTATGGGATGGGCGGTTCTCTTTGTTACGGTTATCGCAACAGCGGCAACCTATCCTCTCTATAAATTGGTTCTTGCTCCTTATGATCTCGGTTTCTTGCAGACATTGCTCTTTATCTTGGTTATTGCGAGCTTGGTTCAATTGGTAGAGTTCTACTTAAAGAAGTCCGCACCTGCGTTATATTCGGCGATGGGTGTGTATTTGCCGCTGATCACCACGAACTGCGCTATTTTAGCGGTTACGCTCGATGTTATCGCTGCCGACTATACCTTTATCCAATCGATGGTGTATTCAATCGGCGTTGCGCTCAGCTATCTGTTGGCAATGGTATTGTTTGCCGGTTTACGTGAACGCATCGATATTGCCCCGATACCTAAGTACCTCAAGGGTACTCCCATCCTGTTTATCGCTGCAGCGCTGTTGTCGTTGGCATTCGGCGGTTTTGCCGGCATGATTTAA